In Leptospiraceae bacterium, the following are encoded in one genomic region:
- a CDS encoding zinc ABC transporter substrate-binding protein, with the protein MTKKILSLLIIYSLFTGGIILAEVNVITTVTDLRYIAEQVGKDKIKVESMIRGFDDPHFVMTRPDFLIKLSEADIFCQVGLDLEIGWAPLLLQQSRNIKIQKGQNGFCDASVGINILGKPTVQIDRSMGDMHIFGNPHYISDPVNAIQVANNILTAMQRVDPENNDFYQKNYDKFREKLIKLTKEEMKSFQPYFGSKVAVFHDEFMYLANRFKFNANLTLEERPGIPPSSRYLEQVIKNMKANNIKVILLSPVNNPQFAEYVSSKVPGSVVLIMPTSVGAISEAKTYEDTIRIGLKKIKDALDKTNTVGGKK; encoded by the coding sequence ATGACAAAAAAAATTCTTTCACTTTTAATTATATACTCCCTATTTACCGGAGGTATTATTTTAGCTGAAGTGAATGTTATCACAACGGTAACTGACCTTCGCTACATAGCAGAGCAAGTTGGGAAAGATAAAATCAAAGTAGAATCGATGATCAGAGGTTTCGATGACCCGCATTTTGTTATGACACGGCCTGATTTTTTAATTAAACTCAGTGAGGCAGATATATTCTGCCAAGTTGGACTCGATCTAGAGATTGGATGGGCTCCCCTATTACTCCAACAATCTAGAAATATAAAAATTCAGAAAGGACAAAATGGATTTTGCGATGCGTCAGTCGGGATAAATATTCTAGGAAAACCAACTGTACAAATAGATCGTTCAATGGGAGATATGCATATATTTGGGAATCCGCATTATATCTCCGATCCTGTCAACGCAATTCAAGTGGCTAATAATATTTTGACTGCAATGCAAAGAGTTGATCCTGAGAATAACGACTTCTATCAAAAAAACTATGATAAATTCAGAGAAAAATTAATCAAATTGACCAAAGAAGAAATGAAATCTTTTCAACCCTATTTTGGATCTAAAGTAGCGGTATTTCACGATGAATTTATGTATTTAGCAAACAGGTTTAAGTTTAACGCAAATTTAACTCTCGAAGAAAGACCTGGTATCCCTCCTTCTAGCCGATACTTAGAACAAGTAATCAAAAACATGAAGGCTAATAATATCAAAGTAATTTTACTTTCTCCTGTGAATAATCCACAGTTTGCGGAGTATGTTTCTAGCAAAGTCCCTGGGAGTGTGGTCTTAATTATGCCTACCTCCGTCGGCGCAATTTCTGAAGCCAAAACATATGAAGATACAATTCGAATTGGCTTAAAAAAAATAAAGGACGCACTCGATAAAACCAATACTGTTGGTGGTAAAAAATAA
- a CDS encoding ATP-binding cassette domain-containing protein gives MSYAFQTKNLCIGFDSRYPILNEINLTLNRGDFACLLGSNGSGKSTFIRTISGIIPKCCGDFTLGEEIKISMVPQFKKIQFQYPLTVKEVLFLSEKFSLFPKSKLKEEESSLIEKMGITPILNLLVRECSGGQLQKLLIARSLISKANLIFLDEPMDALDADSKLIVTEILKSQIKEKNKTIFIITHHIEKHWLSEFNRKFSVHGTHIKEMNK, from the coding sequence ATGAGTTATGCGTTTCAAACAAAAAACCTTTGCATTGGATTTGATTCTCGTTATCCAATTTTAAACGAAATCAATCTGACTTTAAACCGAGGAGACTTCGCTTGTTTGCTCGGTTCAAACGGTAGTGGCAAAAGTACATTTATAAGAACTATATCTGGAATTATTCCTAAATGCTGCGGAGATTTTACACTTGGGGAAGAAATTAAAATTTCTATGGTCCCCCAATTTAAAAAAATACAATTCCAATACCCACTAACTGTAAAAGAAGTTTTATTTTTATCTGAAAAATTTTCGCTATTTCCAAAATCAAAATTGAAAGAGGAAGAAAGCTCTTTAATAGAAAAAATGGGAATTACTCCTATTTTAAATTTACTCGTAAGAGAATGCAGCGGAGGACAATTACAAAAATTACTTATTGCAAGATCACTAATTTCGAAGGCGAATTTAATTTTTTTAGATGAGCCTATGGATGCACTAGACGCAGATTCCAAATTAATTGTAACAGAAATTTTAAAATCCCAAATTAAAGAAAAAAACAAAACCATTTTTATAATCACTCATCATATAGAAAAACATTGGCTATCTGAGTTTAATCGAAAGTTTTCCGTACATGGCACACATATAAAGGAAATGAATAAATGA
- a CDS encoding UDP-glucose/GDP-mannose dehydrogenase family protein, producing the protein MKVCVIGSGYVGLVAGACFAEYGNDIICVDIDEKKINNLKNGIIPIYEPGLSEMVSHNVRRKRLEFTTSLKQGVENSDIIFIAVGTPTGAEGEADLSMVISVAKEIGKSMNGYKIIVDKSTVPVGTADKVRAAVSAETTHPFDIVSNPEFLKEGVALEDFMRPERVVIGADSEQAGQTMKELYAPFVLNGNPILLMSTKSAEITKYACNAFLATKISFANEIANLCDNVGANYDDVRYGMGTDSRIGKKFLYAGIGYGGSCFPKDVRALIKTAKDVGSPIRIIEMVEEVNEKQKVKLLAKIESHYKGESLKGKTFAVWGLAFKPDTDDMREAPSIPILSELHRLGVNLQVYDPEAEKTSKYYFENKVKYASDAYEALDGAEALLLLTEWREFREPDFNRVKKLLTQKLIFDGRNLYKKPLMNRHGFTHYGIGMV; encoded by the coding sequence ATGAAAGTTTGTGTAATTGGAAGTGGTTATGTAGGACTCGTTGCGGGTGCCTGTTTTGCTGAATACGGAAACGATATCATATGCGTAGATATTGACGAGAAAAAGATAAACAACCTCAAAAATGGAATCATACCCATCTATGAACCCGGTTTATCTGAAATGGTGTCCCATAATGTAAGAAGGAAACGACTTGAATTTACGACTTCCCTCAAACAGGGTGTGGAAAATTCAGATATAATTTTCATTGCGGTAGGAACTCCTACGGGTGCTGAAGGGGAAGCCGATCTTTCGATGGTAATCTCAGTCGCAAAAGAAATCGGTAAATCCATGAACGGCTATAAAATCATCGTAGATAAATCGACGGTTCCAGTCGGAACTGCAGATAAAGTGAGAGCAGCTGTGTCTGCCGAAACAACTCATCCATTTGATATTGTTTCCAATCCTGAATTTTTAAAAGAAGGTGTTGCCTTAGAAGATTTTATGCGACCAGAACGAGTCGTGATTGGTGCAGACTCGGAACAAGCTGGACAAACAATGAAAGAACTTTACGCTCCTTTTGTATTAAATGGAAATCCAATTTTACTCATGAGCACAAAATCTGCCGAAATCACAAAATACGCTTGTAATGCTTTTCTTGCTACGAAAATATCTTTCGCAAATGAGATTGCAAATCTTTGTGATAACGTCGGGGCTAATTACGATGATGTGCGTTACGGAATGGGAACAGATTCTCGTATTGGTAAAAAATTTCTTTATGCCGGAATTGGTTACGGTGGTTCTTGTTTTCCAAAAGACGTAAGAGCATTAATCAAAACTGCGAAAGATGTAGGCTCACCGATTCGTATTATTGAAATGGTCGAAGAAGTAAACGAAAAACAAAAAGTCAAACTACTCGCAAAAATAGAGTCCCACTACAAAGGTGAATCTCTAAAAGGCAAAACATTCGCAGTATGGGGATTAGCCTTTAAACCAGATACAGACGATATGCGTGAGGCACCTTCGATTCCAATTCTTTCCGAATTACACAGACTAGGCGTAAACCTTCAGGTATACGATCCGGAAGCAGAAAAAACATCTAAATACTATTTCGAAAATAAGGTAAAATACGCCTCTGATGCATACGAAGCGTTAGACGGAGCAGAAGCACTTTTATTACTCACTGAATGGCGAGAGTTTCGAGAACCTGATTTTAACAGAGTAAAAAAACTTCTTACACAAAAGTTAATCTTTGACGGAAGAAATTTATACAAAAAACCACTGATGAATCGTCATGGATTTACTCACTATGGAATTGGAATGGTGTAA
- a CDS encoding M23 family metallopeptidase, which produces MRKRYIITLLIGFMLWSKVSTIANASKKALKVDNEFIHTLNDKQGKWLIPREIPGSIESYLKEVDSTEEELRQINQLSSSEPIPATRPLFFPFGDKYNKNLLIQGKGREIIQSDYRELIWPVGTPNSKISSKLGLRRNLMHTGIDIACPNRSPVLAANDGIVIASRNQGNYGLSVIIQHNINQIQTLYAHNSILLVKEGDIVSKGQIIAFSGSTGHSTGPHLHFEVRYQSVILNPEHYFPSETDKLAVLKEVDL; this is translated from the coding sequence ATGCGAAAGAGATATATAATTACTCTCTTAATAGGATTTATGTTATGGTCAAAAGTATCGACCATAGCCAATGCAAGCAAAAAAGCACTCAAAGTAGACAATGAGTTTATACATACCCTTAATGACAAACAAGGTAAGTGGTTAATTCCAAGGGAAATTCCCGGTAGCATAGAGTCTTATCTAAAAGAAGTTGACTCAACTGAGGAAGAATTGCGTCAAATCAATCAATTATCTTCTTCCGAACCTATTCCAGCGACTAGACCTCTGTTTTTTCCTTTCGGCGATAAATACAATAAGAATCTACTGATCCAAGGAAAAGGAAGAGAAATCATCCAATCAGACTATAGAGAGCTAATTTGGCCAGTTGGAACACCAAATTCAAAAATTTCTTCCAAATTAGGACTCAGAAGAAACTTAATGCATACAGGAATTGACATTGCTTGTCCTAACCGATCGCCTGTATTGGCGGCTAATGATGGTATTGTCATTGCATCGAGAAATCAAGGAAATTACGGACTTTCCGTAATCATTCAACACAATATTAACCAAATCCAGACACTTTATGCGCATAATTCAATTTTACTAGTGAAAGAAGGTGATATTGTCTCAAAAGGACAAATCATTGCGTTCTCCGGAAGTACAGGTCATTCTACAGGACCTCACTTACATTTCGAAGTGAGATATCAAAGTGTGATTTTAAATCCTGAACATTATTTCCCAAGTGAAACTGATAAATTAGCGGTATTGAAAGAAGTGGATTTATAA
- a CDS encoding MFS transporter has product MSNKREKLVLFLTVFIDMMGFSVIFPIFPETLKFFLSRETDSVLQFFLSIIHLFEPSSENKLFIVLFGGFVGSIYSILQFFFAPIWGRLSDRVGRKPALVITSTGNFLGYLVWFFSGSFTLFVVSRLVTGCMGGNISVASAAMADVTSEKDRAKGMGMIGAGIGLGFMFGPPLGGILSTYDLTQIFPNLVSYGVTVFSSSALLSVLIAFVNLLLVIFVFRETFHPEKINVRREFHPILGLRHTQVKELPLLSLIYLIFSLSFSGFEFCINFFLYDVLEFNPRQIGYTFVYLGSIIILVQGGVIRRISGKIAEKKIALFGAVALFFGLCLLSFSRSFGFTILSLGIISLGSAFLNPGLSSLASLFSSTQDQGKNLGIMRGFGALARGISPLSFSLLYFSSGPFLTFIVSASLIFFVILLITRIEKK; this is encoded by the coding sequence ATGAGTAATAAACGGGAAAAGTTAGTATTATTTCTCACTGTGTTTATCGATATGATGGGTTTTTCTGTCATATTCCCAATATTTCCCGAAACATTAAAATTCTTTCTATCACGAGAAACTGATTCCGTTCTCCAGTTTTTTTTAAGTATCATTCATTTATTTGAACCAAGTTCGGAGAATAAACTTTTTATTGTCCTATTTGGTGGATTTGTAGGGAGTATTTATTCTATACTACAATTTTTTTTCGCACCCATTTGGGGGAGGCTTTCGGATAGAGTTGGTCGAAAACCAGCTCTGGTTATTACTTCCACAGGAAATTTTTTAGGGTATCTGGTTTGGTTTTTTTCGGGAAGTTTTACTTTGTTTGTAGTTTCCCGACTTGTAACAGGCTGTATGGGAGGAAATATTTCCGTTGCATCTGCTGCGATGGCAGACGTTACATCAGAAAAGGACCGAGCAAAAGGTATGGGGATGATTGGAGCGGGAATTGGGCTTGGTTTTATGTTTGGGCCGCCTTTAGGTGGAATTTTATCTACTTACGACCTAACTCAAATTTTTCCAAATTTAGTTTCTTACGGTGTTACTGTATTTTCCTCTTCCGCTTTACTTTCCGTTCTAATCGCATTTGTTAATTTACTCTTAGTTATATTTGTATTTCGAGAGACCTTTCATCCTGAAAAAATTAATGTTAGGAGAGAGTTTCATCCTATCTTGGGACTTCGTCATACTCAAGTAAAAGAACTACCATTGCTTAGTCTTATTTATTTAATTTTTTCTTTATCCTTCTCTGGGTTTGAGTTTTGTATTAATTTTTTTCTATATGACGTTTTGGAATTTAACCCTAGGCAGATTGGATATACTTTTGTATATTTAGGATCTATCATCATTTTAGTCCAAGGTGGGGTTATTCGTCGAATATCTGGTAAAATTGCGGAGAAGAAAATTGCTCTTTTTGGGGCGGTGGCATTGTTTTTTGGACTTTGTTTGCTAAGTTTTTCACGTTCTTTCGGTTTTACAATATTGTCATTGGGTATCATTTCCCTTGGCAGTGCATTTTTGAATCCTGGACTGTCATCCCTTGCTTCCCTTTTTTCTTCCACCCAAGACCAAGGGAAGAACCTTGGAATTATGAGAGGTTTTGGGGCACTAGCGCGTGGGATTTCTCCGCTTTCCTTTTCTCTCCTTTATTTTTCCTCCGGACCTTTTCTTACTTTTATCGTTTCTGCTTCCCTTATTTTTTTTGTGATTTTACTTATCACTAGAATCGAAAAAAAATAA
- a CDS encoding metal ABC transporter permease: MNEIWNTFQFFLPQVILGTVLGGLISCLGVIIVLRKMAFFGVTLSQVVSSSVAVSLFLGIQGDVFVLLLSCLFLIPLIMLYKTNDSSGDTILGIVFVSFTAFSQLLLNLGGNVKNHLMAAYFGDILTSQVKLNTTLIALLSLCIIFFILLYKRILFLSFDENEFIVRKLSPKLTEISFYFIMTIAISISVNLLGSFYSIAHLLIPVYTGLFFARSMRFLFLFSILFSILSTLAGFTISLRPFSYGSEIIYLPTSSAIVVLMSLMGFGVLIYKKLR, from the coding sequence ATGAATGAAATATGGAATACATTTCAATTTTTCCTGCCGCAAGTAATCCTAGGAACAGTCTTAGGTGGACTCATTAGTTGTTTAGGGGTAATCATTGTTTTGCGTAAGATGGCATTTTTCGGAGTAACACTCTCCCAAGTGGTTTCTTCTTCTGTTGCAGTTTCTCTTTTTTTAGGAATCCAAGGAGATGTTTTCGTTTTGCTTCTTTCCTGTCTGTTTTTAATTCCACTAATTATGCTTTATAAAACAAATGATTCCTCTGGTGATACGATTCTTGGAATTGTGTTCGTTAGCTTTACCGCATTTTCTCAGCTACTTCTAAATCTAGGAGGAAATGTAAAAAATCATTTAATGGCAGCTTACTTCGGTGACATTCTAACTTCTCAAGTAAAACTCAACACAACCTTGATCGCATTACTCTCACTGTGCATAATTTTCTTTATCCTACTCTATAAACGAATTTTATTTTTATCCTTCGATGAAAACGAATTCATTGTTCGAAAACTTTCTCCCAAGCTAACAGAGATTAGCTTCTACTTCATCATGACCATTGCAATTTCGATCAGCGTAAACCTCCTTGGATCGTTTTACAGTATCGCACACCTTCTTATTCCCGTTTATACAGGACTTTTTTTTGCTAGAAGTATGCGATTTTTATTTCTTTTTTCTATATTATTTAGCATATTATCCACTCTCGCAGGATTCACCATTTCTCTAAGACCATTTTCCTATGGGTCAGAAATAATCTACCTTCCCACTTCGAGTGCAATCGTCGTCCTCATGAGCCTCATGGGTTTCGGAGTTTTGATTTATAAAAAACTAAGATAA
- a CDS encoding 16S rRNA methyltransferase produces the protein MSTLYIISVPIGNDRDIAMNAIEKLQQADMVIGEEYKETSKLLKLNGIDKEFELLNEHSDDQEMNRLLELMKSKNLTCLISDAGTPGIEDPGSGLVNLAVRNGIEVKIVPGPSALTCALALCGFRISPFTFVGFLNREEDKRRNEINKYLALGHTIVLYETPYRYKKVIQEFGKLSKKNHRIFLGLNLTSEAEIQYRGTLKDILKHLDTFPKAPPVIVIEN, from the coding sequence ATGAGTACACTTTACATAATTTCTGTTCCAATAGGAAATGATCGGGATATTGCTATGAATGCAATTGAAAAATTGCAACAAGCAGATATGGTCATTGGAGAAGAATACAAAGAAACCTCAAAACTTCTCAAACTAAATGGTATTGATAAAGAATTTGAGTTATTAAATGAACATTCAGATGACCAAGAAATGAACCGATTGCTTGAGTTAATGAAATCAAAAAATCTCACCTGTCTAATTTCGGACGCAGGCACACCAGGAATTGAAGATCCTGGATCTGGATTGGTTAATTTAGCTGTTAGAAATGGAATAGAAGTAAAAATAGTACCAGGACCGAGTGCTCTTACATGTGCATTGGCACTTTGTGGTTTTAGAATTTCTCCGTTTACGTTTGTCGGATTTTTAAATCGCGAGGAAGATAAACGAAGGAATGAAATAAATAAATACTTAGCATTGGGACATACTATTGTATTGTATGAAACTCCGTACCGCTATAAGAAAGTAATTCAAGAGTTTGGAAAACTTTCTAAAAAGAACCACCGAATATTCTTAGGTCTGAATCTGACTTCGGAAGCCGAAATTCAATACAGAGGGACTTTAAAAGATATCTTAAAACACTTAGATACCTTTCCTAAAGCGCCCCCTGTAATCGTAATTGAGAACTAA
- a CDS encoding haloacid dehalogenase-like hydrolase: protein MRNWTKENHSSLVWEICKSPGIAAFDFDNTLIKNDFGETVMNSLILDGLSELQTTFSDYFRDKTKASRVWKLREKNPSLLKQFVWEEYSYLMQTVGVEKAYRWSSFLFSGWRSSKIRSYSKKVWKSELKRKEDSGAVKPYKEMVGLVKFLKENNWTVFIVTASPEQIIQEVCTSFFVPKENVIGMKLLEKEGVSSSEIIEPYTYGQGKVDAFFARTSLYPDLAFGDSENDFPLLRAAKRFGVLIDRGNSDLADKCKNIGCLIQPVFR from the coding sequence TTGAGAAATTGGACAAAAGAAAATCATTCAAGCCTCGTTTGGGAAATCTGTAAAAGTCCCGGAATTGCTGCTTTTGATTTTGACAATACTCTCATAAAAAACGATTTTGGAGAGACTGTCATGAATTCATTAATTCTTGACGGACTCTCTGAATTACAAACTACCTTTTCCGATTACTTTCGAGATAAAACAAAAGCATCCCGCGTTTGGAAACTTAGAGAGAAAAATCCAAGTTTATTAAAACAATTTGTTTGGGAAGAGTATTCGTATCTCATGCAAACTGTTGGGGTCGAAAAGGCATATAGGTGGTCTTCGTTTTTATTTTCTGGCTGGCGTAGCAGTAAAATTCGTTCCTATTCCAAAAAAGTTTGGAAAAGTGAACTCAAACGTAAGGAAGATTCCGGTGCAGTAAAACCGTACAAAGAAATGGTCGGTCTTGTGAAATTTCTAAAAGAAAATAATTGGACTGTGTTTATTGTGACTGCTTCGCCTGAGCAAATAATCCAAGAAGTATGTACTAGTTTTTTTGTTCCAAAAGAAAATGTAATTGGAATGAAACTTCTCGAAAAGGAAGGAGTTTCTAGCTCCGAAATTATTGAACCTTATACCTATGGGCAAGGCAAAGTAGATGCATTTTTTGCACGAACTAGTTTATATCCTGACTTAGCCTTTGGAGATTCCGAAAATGATTTTCCTCTACTGAGGGCTGCTAAACGTTTTGGAGTTCTAATTGATAGAGGGAATTCTGATCTTGCCGATAAATGTAAAAATATCGGTTGTTTGATTCAACCAGTATTTAGATAA
- the serA gene encoding phosphoglycerate dehydrogenase yields the protein MISFPKDKINVLLLENIHENAYNLFKNDGFSVQLMKDAYSEDDLCEAIKDVHVLGIRSKTNVTAKVFENAHKLLTLGCFCIGTNQVDLSTAEKKGIPVFNAPYSNTRSVAELVIAEIIFLARKTGDQSRDAHLGKWNKIAVGCFEVRGKTLGIIGYGHIGSQVSILAEAFGMKVIFYDIQTKLPLGNAQSADTYEEVLKNSDFISYHVPESPDTVNLLGAKEIAILKKGTYVLNLSRGRVIDIEALTAAIKSGHIAGAGIDVFPEEPKSNKDPFVSPLQNLPNVILTPHIGGSTEEAQRNIGLEVANKLLRFVNNGSTSFAVNFPNLELPLLKDNHRILNVHKNQPGFLRDINKIVSDVGANISSQYLSTTSEIGYLIMDINKNLGDQVKDEITKNPLNIKTRILY from the coding sequence ATGATTTCATTCCCCAAAGATAAAATAAACGTTCTTCTCTTAGAAAACATCCACGAAAATGCATACAATCTATTTAAGAATGATGGTTTTTCCGTTCAATTAATGAAAGATGCTTATTCGGAAGATGATTTATGTGAAGCAATCAAAGATGTCCATGTCCTAGGAATTCGAAGCAAAACGAATGTAACCGCAAAAGTTTTTGAAAATGCACATAAATTATTAACTTTAGGATGTTTTTGCATAGGCACCAATCAAGTAGACTTATCCACTGCAGAAAAAAAAGGAATTCCAGTTTTTAATGCTCCCTACAGTAATACCAGAAGTGTTGCTGAACTTGTAATCGCAGAGATAATTTTCCTAGCACGTAAAACGGGCGACCAATCGCGAGATGCTCATTTAGGAAAATGGAATAAAATTGCAGTCGGATGTTTTGAAGTCCGAGGTAAAACACTAGGTATAATTGGATATGGTCATATTGGCTCGCAAGTTTCCATTCTGGCAGAAGCATTTGGAATGAAAGTGATATTTTATGACATCCAAACTAAACTTCCTTTAGGAAATGCGCAAAGTGCAGATACGTATGAAGAAGTTCTAAAAAATTCTGACTTCATAAGCTATCATGTTCCAGAAAGTCCTGATACAGTAAACCTTCTTGGAGCCAAAGAAATCGCCATCCTAAAAAAAGGGACTTATGTATTAAACCTTTCTCGAGGTCGAGTAATCGACATAGAGGCTTTAACAGCTGCTATCAAATCGGGACATATTGCGGGAGCAGGGATTGATGTATTTCCCGAAGAACCCAAATCAAACAAAGACCCGTTTGTAAGTCCCCTCCAAAATCTACCGAACGTAATATTAACTCCTCATATCGGAGGTAGTACGGAAGAGGCACAAAGAAATATTGGATTAGAAGTCGCAAATAAACTTTTGCGTTTTGTAAACAATGGGTCTACTTCGTTTGCGGTAAATTTTCCAAATCTTGAGTTACCACTATTAAAAGACAATCATAGAATATTGAATGTGCATAAGAACCAACCTGGCTTTTTGCGAGATATAAATAAAATTGTATCGGATGTAGGCGCAAATATCAGTTCACAATATCTATCTACAACTTCTGAGATAGGTTATTTGATTATGGACATTAATAAAAATCTAGGGGATCAAGTAAAAGACGAAATTACGAAAAATCCTCTGAATATAAAAACTCGAATTCTGTATTAG
- a CDS encoding DUF1564 family protein encodes MIIFQNKNEFVRKNINLEENSVSTLLIPEYLKEDLRLKTKKYKGNTALYLNSLLRRFRTITHSGMIPQPEKLKTSYQERNLDLKKISLKPKNQDWIELGELALVFGKSRCWIFVFLLKLDLVNMWDTLVEAGLKKIVPTIPSLELRVFQRLERFSYDFARGYHIKV; translated from the coding sequence ATGATCATCTTTCAAAATAAAAATGAATTCGTAAGAAAAAATATCAATTTAGAAGAAAATAGCGTCTCGACTCTCTTGATTCCAGAATATCTAAAGGAAGATCTCCGCTTAAAGACGAAAAAATATAAAGGGAATACCGCTCTTTACCTCAATAGCTTGCTTCGGCGGTTTAGAACGATTACCCACTCTGGGATGATCCCTCAACCTGAGAAGCTGAAGACTTCCTACCAAGAACGGAATCTTGATTTGAAGAAAATTAGCTTGAAACCTAAGAATCAGGATTGGATCGAATTAGGCGAACTAGCTCTAGTATTCGGGAAATCTAGGTGTTGGATTTTTGTCTTTTTACTGAAACTAGACCTAGTGAATATGTGGGACACTCTCGTAGAAGCTGGGTTGAAAAAAATAGTTCCTACGATCCCAAGTCTAGAACTGAGGGTTTTTCAACGACTAGAGAGATTTTCGTATGACTTTGCACGAGGGTATCACATAAAAGTCTAG